Proteins from a genomic interval of Cucumis melo cultivar AY chromosome 7, USDA_Cmelo_AY_1.0, whole genome shotgun sequence:
- the LOC103501171 gene encoding 60S ribosomal protein L9-like: MKTILSSESMDIPDGVKIKVHAKIIEVEGPRGKLVRNFKHLNLDFQLITDEATGKKKLRIEAWFGSRKTSAAIRTALSHVENLITGVTKGYRYKMRFVYAHFPINASITNGSKSIEIRNFLGEKKVRKVDMLDGVSITRSEKVKDELVLDGNDIELVSRSCALINQKCHVKNKDIRKFLDGIYVSEKGTIVGADE, from the exons ATGAAGACCATTCTTTCATCCGAGTCTATGGATATCCCAGATGGGGTCAAAATCAAGGTGCATGCCAAGATCATCGAGGTCGAAGGCCCTCGTGGTAAGCTTGTTCGCAACTTTAAGCACCTTAATCTCGACTTTCAACTTATCACTGACGAGGCTACCGGCAAGAAGAAGCTCCGCATCGAGGCCTGGTTCGGGTCCAGGAAGACATCCGCTGCTATTAGAACCGCTCTCAGCCATGTTGAGAACCTTATCACTGGTGTCACTAAGGGCTACCGTTACAAGATGCGTTTCGTCTACGCTCACTTTCCCATCAATGCTAGTATCACAAATGGCAGCAAGTCTATTGAGATTCGCAACTTTCTTGGTGAAAAGAAG GTGAGAAAGGTGGATATGCTTGATGGAGTTTCCATTACCCGATCTGAAAAAGTGAAGGATGAGTTAGTTTTGGATGGAAATGACATTGAACTTGTGTCGCGGTCTTGTGCCCTTATAAACCAG AAATGTCATGTCAAGAACAAGGATATACGGAAGTTTCTTGATGGTATTTATGTCAGCGAAAAGGGAACCATAGTTGGAGCAGATGAGTGA